The Verrucomicrobiia bacterium genome window below encodes:
- a CDS encoding DegT/DnrJ/EryC1/StrS family aminotransferase: MNVPFLNLAAQHAALKDELLPVVEQTLASGYYILGPNVAALEKEIAALTQTHFGVGVNSGSDALTLALRALEIGPGDEVITTPFTYIAPAESIYQMGARIVFADIDPHTFNLDPADVARRITPRTRAIIAVHLFGQAAPLPPLLDLCHQHRLHLLEDCAQAIGAEYQGRPVGGWGVMGCFSFYPTKNLGANGDGGMVVTRDEGLNRRLRMLRVHGIEKRYFHDLHGYNSRLDELQAAILRVKLRHLADWNARRRAIAARYDAGLRDLPLQLPQTAAGNHHVFHVYAVLSDRRDALHQYLADHGVPCIIYYPRPLHLQKVYADYGWQEGDYPVAEDISRRILPLPMYPELTDAQVDYVIAKVREFFSVA; encoded by the coding sequence ATGAATGTGCCATTTCTCAATCTGGCCGCGCAACACGCCGCCCTCAAGGACGAGCTGCTGCCTGTGGTGGAGCAGACGCTGGCCAGCGGGTATTATATCCTCGGGCCGAATGTGGCGGCTTTGGAAAAGGAAATCGCCGCCCTCACGCAAACCCACTTCGGCGTGGGCGTCAATTCCGGCTCGGATGCGCTGACCCTGGCTTTGCGCGCCCTGGAAATCGGGCCGGGGGACGAAGTCATCACCACCCCCTTTACGTACATCGCGCCCGCCGAATCCATTTATCAGATGGGCGCCCGCATCGTGTTTGCGGACATTGATCCCCACACCTTCAATCTGGACCCGGCGGACGTGGCGCGCCGCATCACGCCGCGCACCCGGGCCATCATCGCCGTGCACTTGTTTGGCCAGGCGGCGCCCCTGCCACCCCTGCTGGATTTATGCCACCAGCACCGCCTGCACCTGCTCGAAGACTGCGCCCAGGCCATCGGCGCAGAGTACCAGGGCCGGCCCGTCGGCGGCTGGGGCGTCATGGGTTGCTTCAGCTTCTATCCCACCAAAAACCTGGGCGCGAATGGCGATGGCGGCATGGTGGTCACCCGCGATGAGGGGCTAAACCGGCGGCTGCGCATGTTGCGGGTGCATGGCATCGAGAAGCGTTATTTCCACGATTTGCACGGTTACAACTCCCGGCTGGATGAGCTGCAGGCCGCCATTTTGCGGGTCAAATTGCGGCATCTGGCGGACTGGAATGCGCGCCGCAGGGCCATCGCGGCCCGTTATGATGCCGGGTTGCGGGATCTGCCGCTGCAGTTACCCCAAACCGCCGCCGGCAACCACCATGTGTTTCATGTCTATGCCGTGCTAAGTGACCGGCGCGATGCCCTGCATCAGTACCTGGCCGATCACGGAGTCCCCTGCATCATCTACTATCCACGCCCCTTGCACCTCCAGAAGGTGTACGCCGATTACGGTTGGCAGGAGGGGGATTACCCCGTGGCTGAAGACATTTCCCGGCGCATTCTGCCCCTGCCCATGTACCCGGAGCTGACCGATGCCCAGGTGGATTATGTGATCGCCAAAGTGCGGGAGTTTTTCAGCGTGGCTTGA
- a CDS encoding FkbM family methyltransferase encodes MGRLQQVVEKFKRIGLYYEVFGPAGLWLFARTRHWPLPAEWTGRVPDFAHPLRLRLKSSDLPTYKKIFRDKEYALELPLKPRVIVDAGANVGFASLFFARQYPEAKILAIEPEAGNFGYLVKNVAPFPQIIPIQAALWKNNETLELVDPGIGAWGFQTRDSAEKGSLPVVQKVQAITLDKLMADHGLSYIDILKIDIEGAEKEIFETSASWRDKVGVIMVELHESIKPGCTASFEAATRDFEGKAQQGESVLVWRQAALRS; translated from the coding sequence ATGGGGCGTCTTCAACAAGTGGTGGAAAAATTCAAAAGAATCGGGCTTTATTACGAAGTTTTTGGTCCCGCGGGGCTGTGGCTCTTCGCCCGCACGCGGCACTGGCCCCTGCCGGCAGAATGGACGGGGCGTGTGCCGGATTTTGCGCATCCCTTGCGCCTGCGGTTGAAAAGCTCGGATTTGCCCACGTACAAGAAAATCTTTCGCGACAAGGAGTATGCTCTGGAGCTGCCGCTCAAGCCGCGTGTGATAGTGGATGCCGGCGCCAACGTGGGCTTTGCCTCGCTGTTTTTTGCCCGCCAATACCCGGAGGCCAAAATCCTGGCCATTGAGCCGGAGGCGGGCAATTTCGGTTATCTGGTCAAAAACGTGGCGCCTTTTCCGCAAATTATCCCCATTCAGGCTGCATTGTGGAAAAACAACGAAACCTTGGAGCTGGTGGATCCGGGCATTGGGGCCTGGGGCTTCCAAACCCGCGACAGCGCGGAAAAAGGGTCGCTGCCCGTGGTGCAGAAGGTTCAGGCCATCACCCTGGACAAACTCATGGCAGATCACGGCCTGAGTTACATTGACATCCTCAAAATTGACATTGAAGGCGCCGAGAAGGAAATCTTCGAAACGTCAGCCAGTTGGCGGGACAAGGTGGGCGTGATCATGGTGGAACTGCACGAGTCCATCAAACCGGGATGCACCGCCAGTTTCGAGGCGGCGACGCGGGATTTCGAGGGCAAGGCCCAGCAGGGGGAATCCGTGCTGGTTTGGCGGCAGGCGGCGCTGCGTTCCTGA